The Streptococcus mitis genome has a segment encoding these proteins:
- a CDS encoding tetratricopeptide repeat protein → MYYGRDTEIEELKQHFKFSSNDKNSLYIINGLSGSGKTELIKEVCQRVYSHDKEAFILYIDVINDGFESNKFFENLLKGAYVPTQFRRNLCLSIPQKYSFSNYLRKQKLTNLTLKHSLRLIRSFIAFDTTYKKVIDYPWEEVITEIKEGIFENDLYLRYFIHVSKKIRLNIIIDNYQFLSEDIKIKFEDDFNTLQSGISLTIINRTNDKLKSIDKLDTLDNYTPTVLNLSYLTEDECKLLIRNKIALLDNVKLNQIWQITQGNYKDIELIINRLIDNPNSELFNISDIYDKLPDIQKNILIISSIFPAGMKKDIVFNYIKSILDENTEVADSLKSLIDAGFVYINGDTNDKIKISHESIVNGILNHTNASDLQLVTNNLKIYLEQTILSIGVGGELAYLIHCLINICNIEELRQNVEYIKQLLEIEYRKNSYFYIVSLSKKILHLIELLPEKYLHYMLNSYQWISDFNGGLAILNSLQKDNYSKDLQLYYPRFQIQKYEFEEALKSLEKLENCSGTLLYKLNAYGHLGKDREAIKLLNESMNSVEKDDFYYIILRNSAHYFPTKEATENLKLALDYFQRNEYQIPVATVYNNLGVVNIWDGEYDIALENLNKAIKILKKYDSNEIFEPYCNKSIIFLMNKNYQQSLKFINKSLQECPKALTLDIRMLKLNKLIIELISERISFTEFQNSLRNFEEEIPLIDDPWYKFQIVYNLQQFDDIPFVCEKTYIDDYQDGLTKYYLLIPYKKYNFCIGLSPNWRY, encoded by the coding sequence ATGTATTACGGTCGCGATACTGAAATAGAAGAATTAAAACAGCATTTTAAATTTTCTAGTAATGATAAAAATAGTTTATATATTATTAATGGTTTAAGTGGTAGTGGTAAAACCGAGCTAATCAAAGAGGTTTGTCAACGAGTTTACAGCCATGATAAAGAAGCCTTTATTCTCTACATTGATGTTATAAATGATGGGTTTGAAAGTAATAAATTTTTTGAAAATCTACTAAAAGGAGCGTATGTCCCAACACAATTCAGAAGAAATCTATGCTTATCAATACCTCAAAAATATTCGTTTTCAAATTATTTAAGAAAACAAAAACTAACAAATCTAACTCTGAAACATAGTCTTAGGTTAATCAGATCGTTTATTGCGTTCGATACAACTTACAAAAAAGTAATTGATTATCCTTGGGAAGAAGTTATTACTGAAATAAAGGAGGGAATATTTGAAAATGATTTATATTTAAGATATTTCATTCATGTTTCAAAAAAAATCCGTCTTAATATTATTATTGATAATTATCAATTTTTATCTGAAGATATAAAAATAAAATTTGAAGATGACTTTAATACACTTCAAAGCGGAATCTCTTTAACAATTATAAACCGAACAAATGATAAGTTAAAATCGATTGATAAACTAGATACATTGGACAATTATACTCCTACTGTATTAAATTTATCGTATCTTACTGAGGATGAGTGTAAATTACTAATAAGAAATAAAATTGCTTTACTTGATAATGTCAAATTGAATCAAATCTGGCAGATAACACAAGGTAATTATAAAGATATTGAATTAATTATTAACAGACTTATTGATAATCCAAATTCAGAATTATTTAATATTTCTGATATATATGACAAACTTCCAGATATTCAAAAAAATATACTTATCATATCATCAATTTTTCCTGCTGGTATGAAAAAAGATATAGTTTTTAACTACATTAAATCTATATTAGACGAAAATACTGAAGTAGCTGATTCTCTAAAATCCCTTATTGATGCAGGTTTTGTCTATATTAATGGTGATACAAATGATAAAATCAAAATTTCACACGAATCAATTGTAAATGGTATTTTAAATCACACAAATGCTTCTGATCTTCAATTAGTAACCAACAATCTAAAAATATATTTAGAGCAAACTATCCTATCTATAGGAGTTGGTGGCGAGTTAGCTTATTTAATTCACTGCTTAATAAATATATGTAATATTGAAGAGTTGCGGCAAAATGTAGAATATATCAAACAGTTACTTGAAATCGAATACAGGAAAAATTCATATTTTTACATTGTATCTTTGAGTAAGAAGATACTTCATTTAATAGAATTATTACCCGAAAAATACTTACATTATATGTTGAACTCGTACCAGTGGATTTCTGATTTTAATGGAGGTTTAGCTATTTTAAACAGTCTTCAAAAAGATAATTATTCAAAAGATTTACAGCTATACTATCCTAGATTTCAAATTCAAAAATATGAATTTGAGGAGGCGCTAAAATCACTGGAAAAGTTAGAAAATTGCTCTGGAACATTACTCTACAAGCTAAATGCTTATGGTCATTTAGGTAAAGATCGAGAGGCAATTAAACTCCTTAATGAAAGCATGAATTCTGTAGAAAAAGACGACTTCTATTATATTATTTTACGAAATTCTGCTCATTATTTCCCAACTAAAGAAGCTACCGAAAATCTCAAACTAGCATTGGACTATTTTCAACGTAATGAATATCAAATACCTGTTGCAACAGTATATAATAATTTAGGTGTTGTTAATATCTGGGACGGAGAATATGATATAGCTTTAGAGAATCTAAATAAGGCCATAAAAATACTAAAAAAATATGATTCAAATGAAATTTTTGAACCATATTGTAATAAATCAATTATTTTTTTGATGAATAAAAATTATCAACAATCTCTGAAGTTTATAAATAAATCACTTCAAGAATGTCCTAAAGCTTTGACCTTAGATATTAGGATGCTCAAGTTAAACAAATTAATTATTGAATTGATTTCTGAAAGAATCTCTTTTACAGAATTTCAAAATTCACTAAGAAACTTTGAGGAAGAAATTCCACTCATAGACGATCCTTGGTATAAATTTCAAATAGTATACAATTTACAACAATTTGATGATATTCCTTTTGTTTGTGAAAAAACTTATATTGATGATTATCAAGACGGACTCACTAAATACTATCTGTTGATTCCTTACAAAAAATATAATTTCTGTATAGGTCTTTCTCCTAATTGGAGATATTAA
- a CDS encoding DUF5965 family protein translates to MTIIERLEEKVTRQESKVARESEKLAAYKEQLETAMFATFKRRQSISHMSFEEALDHAFGKERQFDDSEFRKDEMSE, encoded by the coding sequence ATGACCATTATTGAACGCTTAGAAGAAAAGGTCACTAGGCAAGAAAGCAAGGTAGCAAGAGAGTCAGAAAAACTAGCTGCTTATAAAGAGCAACTAGAGACAGCGATGTTTGCGACGTTCAAAAGGCGTCAAAGCATTAGTCACATGAGTTTTGAAGAAGCTCTTGACCATGCCTTTGGTAAAGAAAGACAATTCGATGATTCTGAATTTAGAAAGGATGAAATGAGTGAATGA
- a CDS encoding AAA family ATPase, producing MIISTLKKLTIKSFDNYDIPDDFFKRKNLVFGHNGRGKSSLARAIIDEYRSFPETSSDGYRFFNRDYVRDKLLLTDSNNELKGVKAFFGEKDTDIQNKIIKLESEIVDTIQLKMSIKEDSDTVRQKINDIHDSKKGKARISKKNSSFTLRQVISSYENDLEDAKKVNPNLTNIKDFSGDSESLEKELERVQNIVLPNLEIKALSSEDLEFLDTCLSKNYKLEDIPSFKIVNWIEEGLSIHHQDEHECLFCHSQLNIEEIKLRVEKYKRNQVQKDTQRLSLILEKLKNNLSLFNEAKNSTNSLRILEVSEEEIHNYYTIESEQGLIEIINIIITKLSDMNNTHSVNLDSIKKFENQVNKLDLNLKNLRSSKLNRINSDLSNIETLTKGAIYLAIKDTDILQSINSIENSEKELISIERSNNIKRLEIENLNKSLSEYSDFAEFLNEVLKDLGIQFSLQLHGKNYYLQHNFHDVVLSINDISEGEKNLLALLFFYFELYSDKEQLQIKETIELIVVDDPISSLDESNRFYVLEIIKRIFEEDQPQVFIFTHSWNDFSSLGYRLNDENVYSLFEVYKKETSEVRKIHENLPPYKLLFKEIIEVSRKNYSEELTEAERYHTANSMRRVFEEFLYFKKPNLLPQRSNHSAIEEFYMKATGEPLSNNYRRKLGELLSFINVLSHTPYRSDAVIANAKFLMNLIQKLDKVHYDSMIS from the coding sequence ATGATAATTTCAACTCTTAAGAAACTGACGATAAAGTCGTTTGATAATTATGATATTCCCGATGATTTTTTTAAACGAAAAAATTTAGTATTTGGTCACAATGGTAGAGGAAAGAGTTCACTAGCCAGAGCGATTATTGATGAATATAGGTCTTTTCCAGAGACGTCTTCAGATGGATACCGTTTTTTTAATAGAGACTATGTACGGGATAAGCTCTTATTGACAGACTCAAACAATGAATTAAAGGGCGTAAAGGCTTTTTTTGGTGAAAAAGACACTGATATTCAAAATAAGATTATTAAACTAGAATCTGAAATCGTAGATACGATTCAGCTTAAAATGTCAATTAAGGAAGATAGTGATACTGTTAGACAGAAAATTAATGATATTCACGATTCTAAAAAAGGCAAAGCAAGGATATCTAAAAAGAACTCAAGTTTTACATTAAGACAAGTAATTTCTAGCTATGAAAACGATTTGGAAGATGCCAAAAAAGTCAATCCCAATCTTACTAATATAAAAGATTTTTCAGGGGATAGCGAGTCCCTTGAAAAGGAATTAGAAAGGGTTCAGAATATTGTTCTTCCTAATTTAGAAATTAAAGCTCTTTCATCAGAGGATTTGGAATTTTTGGATACTTGTTTATCAAAAAATTATAAGCTTGAAGATATTCCCAGCTTTAAAATTGTTAATTGGATAGAAGAGGGACTGAGTATACATCATCAAGATGAACATGAGTGTTTATTTTGTCATAGTCAGTTGAATATAGAGGAGATTAAATTAAGAGTAGAAAAATATAAACGAAATCAGGTTCAAAAAGATACTCAACGACTGTCTCTCATACTCGAAAAGTTAAAAAATAATTTATCTCTCTTTAATGAAGCAAAAAATAGCACAAATTCTTTACGAATATTGGAAGTCTCTGAGGAAGAAATACATAACTACTATACTATAGAGAGTGAACAGGGACTCATAGAAATTATTAATATTATTATTACAAAACTTTCTGATATGAATAATACTCATTCAGTAAATCTTGATAGTATAAAGAAATTTGAAAATCAGGTCAACAAACTAGATCTCAATTTAAAGAATCTTCGTAGTTCTAAATTAAATAGAATTAATAGTGACCTATCTAATATAGAAACATTAACTAAGGGGGCTATTTATTTAGCTATAAAAGATACTGATATTTTACAGAGCATTAATTCTATAGAAAATTCTGAAAAGGAGTTAATATCTATCGAACGATCCAATAATATTAAACGACTTGAAATTGAAAATTTAAATAAAAGTTTATCTGAGTATAGCGATTTTGCGGAGTTTTTGAATGAAGTATTGAAAGATTTAGGGATTCAATTCTCTTTACAATTACATGGTAAAAATTATTATCTTCAGCATAATTTTCACGATGTTGTTTTGTCAATAAATGATATTAGTGAGGGTGAAAAAAATCTATTAGCTTTGTTATTTTTTTATTTTGAGTTGTATTCTGATAAAGAACAATTACAAATAAAAGAAACAATTGAGTTAATTGTTGTTGATGACCCGATATCTAGTTTAGATGAATCGAATAGATTTTATGTACTAGAAATTATAAAAAGGATTTTTGAAGAAGACCAACCACAAGTTTTTATCTTTACTCATTCTTGGAATGATTTCAGTAGCTTAGGCTACCGTTTGAATGATGAAAATGTTTATTCGTTATTTGAAGTGTACAAAAAAGAAACGAGCGAGGTTAGGAAAATTCATGAAAATTTACCTCCTTATAAACTACTATTCAAAGAAATTATAGAGGTAAGTAGAAAAAATTATTCAGAAGAGCTTACTGAAGCCGAAAGATATCATACTGCTAATAGCATGAGAAGAGTTTTTGAAGAATTTTTATATTTTAAAAAGCCAAATCTATTACCTCAACGTAGTAATCATTCAGCAATTGAAGAATTTTATATGAAAGCAACTGGTGAACCACTTAGTAATAACTATCGCAGGAAATTAGGTGAGTTACTAAGTTTTATAAATGTGCTTTCGCACACGCCTTATCGTTCAGATGCTGTGATTGCGAATGCAAAATTTTTGATGAATCTCATTCAGAAACTTGATAAAGTACATTATGATTCGATGATTTCTTAA
- a CDS encoding tyrosine-type recombinase/integrase, with protein MDYKLISNYLDYCKTHKRLSSHTIRAYKNDLMQFYNSDYDNVESYIEQLTRSNIKTNTLRRKIACMKVFYNYLQYQNIIEENPFNQLRFQFRTEKVLPKTIPYDILKSIFIYLEQKVIVSKTDYQKQHAERNLLIISLLLSTGIRISELCHIHLKDINLSNKTLHIIGKGKKERILFLGDQKTFNLLETYINKTRNESNDFLFPGKHSLKPLSEQSVRLVLKRIVEQNSLSRTITPHMFRHSFATMLLDSDVDIRYIQQILGHSSISITQIYTHVSHSKQKEILSSFNPVSVIHSEIE; from the coding sequence ATGGATTATAAACTTATTTCTAATTACTTAGATTATTGCAAAACTCATAAGCGTTTGAGTTCACACACAATTCGCGCTTATAAGAATGATCTTATGCAATTTTATAACTCAGACTATGATAATGTCGAATCCTATATAGAACAGTTGACACGATCTAACATAAAAACGAATACATTAAGAAGAAAAATTGCTTGTATGAAGGTGTTTTATAACTATCTACAATACCAGAACATAATTGAAGAGAATCCCTTCAATCAATTGCGCTTTCAATTTAGAACTGAAAAAGTATTGCCTAAAACGATTCCGTATGACATTCTGAAAAGCATTTTTATATATTTAGAACAGAAAGTAATTGTATCTAAAACTGACTATCAAAAACAACACGCTGAAAGAAATCTACTAATTATTTCACTTTTACTTTCAACAGGCATCAGAATTTCTGAACTTTGCCACATTCATCTCAAAGACATTAATCTTTCCAATAAGACACTCCATATTATAGGAAAGGGTAAGAAAGAACGTATCCTATTTTTAGGAGATCAAAAAACATTCAATTTATTAGAAACATATATAAATAAAACAAGAAATGAATCCAATGATTTCTTGTTCCCTGGGAAACATTCACTTAAACCATTGTCAGAGCAAAGTGTACGTTTAGTTTTAAAGAGAATTGTTGAACAAAACAGCCTATCTAGAACTATTACACCGCATATGTTTAGACATAGCTTTGCGACAATGCTTCTAGATAGTGATGTAGATATTCGATATATTCAACAAATTCTTGGACATAGTTCTATATCAATCACACAAATCTATACTCACGTATCTCATTCAAAACAAAAAGAAATACTTAGTTCTTTTAATCCCGTATCAGTAATTCATTCTGAAATCGAGTAA
- a CDS encoding DUF5945 family protein, which produces MTKDWNFNQPLESKSENQEDPDKIAALFGNHQGGNDVNYEAAFQKRKQAPVTESNPSSKPKVTEVRTGKETDITTSYQQHLKRLIADNNSDIQSSQKKIEELHTLIDTKNKDNKKLESIYDAISELH; this is translated from the coding sequence ATGACAAAAGATTGGAATTTTAATCAACCATTAGAAAGTAAATCAGAAAATCAAGAAGATCCAGATAAAATTGCAGCCTTATTTGGAAATCATCAAGGAGGTAATGATGTAAATTATGAAGCAGCTTTTCAAAAGCGAAAACAAGCACCTGTGACGGAATCAAATCCTAGTTCTAAACCCAAAGTTACAGAGGTTAGAACAGGAAAAGAGACAGATATTACTACAAGTTATCAGCAACATCTTAAAAGACTGATTGCAGATAACAATAGCGATATTCAAAGTAGTCAAAAGAAAATTGAAGAGCTACATACGTTGATTGACACAAAGAATAAAGACAATAAGAAATTGGAGTCCATTTATGATGCGATTTCAGAATTACACTAA
- a CDS encoding DUF3990 domain-containing protein: protein MELTTKQEKQLGQTQWFHATLLRHLESLKKGIDVKFNLGSELDFGPGFYITPDFEQARKFINKQVEVLNRSTSNNNIFDSEEEVGIIVEFRISNFIEIFKSTDYHCHYFAKYKKSESDLDFAEFVIQNRENPDELQHHFDFIYGVQTDDNPPQVLAHFRQNEITKEEMLDEFRKPVTSKTNFQFPTI, encoded by the coding sequence TTGGAGTTGACTACCAAGCAGGAAAAGCAACTAGGTCAGACGCAGTGGTTTCATGCTACATTATTGAGACATTTAGAATCCTTGAAAAAAGGAATCGATGTTAAATTTAATTTAGGAAGTGAGCTAGACTTTGGACCTGGTTTCTATATCACGCCTGACTTTGAACAAGCTAGAAAATTTATTAACAAGCAAGTTGAAGTATTAAATCGAAGCACCTCTAATAATAATATTTTTGACTCTGAAGAAGAAGTAGGTATTATAGTAGAATTTCGTATTTCAAATTTTATAGAAATTTTTAAGAGCACTGACTATCATTGTCACTATTTTGCAAAATATAAAAAGTCAGAGTCAGATTTAGATTTTGCGGAATTTGTAATTCAAAATCGAGAAAATCCAGATGAATTACAACATCATTTTGATTTTATCTATGGTGTTCAGACTGATGACAATCCACCCCAAGTTTTAGCTCATTTTCGTCAGAATGAAATTACAAAAGAAGAAATGCTTGATGAGTTTAGAAAACCGGTAACTTCTAAAACTAACTTCCAGTTTCCCACAATCTAG
- the pezA gene encoding type II toxin-antitoxin system antitoxin PezA: MIGKNIKSLRKTHDLTQHEFARIVGISRNSLSRYENGTSSVSTELIDIICQKFNVSYVDIVGEDKMLNPVEDYELTLKIEIVKERGANLLSRLYRYQDSQGISIDDESNPWILMSDDLSDLIHTNIYLVETFDEIERYSGYLDGIERMLEISEKRMVD, encoded by the coding sequence ATGATTGGAAAAAATATAAAGTCCTTACGTAAAACTCATGACTTAACACAACACGAATTTGCACGGATTGTAGGTATTTCACGAAATAGTCTGAGTCGCTATGAAAATGGCACTAGTTCAGTCTCTACGGAACTAATAGACATCATTTGTCAGAAGTTTAATGTATCTTATGTCGATATTGTAGGAGAAGATAAAATGCTTAATCCTGTTGAAGATTATGAATTGACTTTAAAAATTGAAATTGTGAAGGAAAGAGGTGCTAATCTATTATCACGACTCTATCGTTATCAAGATAGTCAGGGAATTAGCATTGATGATGAATCTAATCCTTGGATTTTAATGAGTGACGATCTATCTGACTTGATTCATACGAATATCTATTTAGTAGAAACTTTTGACGAAATAGAGAGGTATAGCGGCTATTTGGATGGAATTGAACGTATGTTAGAGATATCTGAAAAACGGATGGTAGACTAA
- a CDS encoding ATP-binding cassette domain-containing protein, producing MLQLTHVTLKTRQVILQDVDFTFEKGSIYGVLAINGSGKTTLFRAISNLIPISSGNIAVPPSLFYYESVEWLDGNLSGTDYLRLIKNIWKSNLNLRDEIAYWEMSDYISLPIRKYSLGMKQRLVIAMYFLSQAKCWLMDEITNGLDEYYRQKFFDRLAQIDRQEQLVLLSSHYKEELVDVCDRVVTIHRGKIEEV from the coding sequence ATGTTGCAGCTTACTCATGTGACCTTAAAAACGCGACAAGTCATCTTACAAGATGTTGATTTTACATTTGAAAAGGGCAGTATTTATGGCGTTCTTGCTATCAATGGCTCTGGAAAGACGACCCTGTTCCGCGCCATTAGCAATTTAATTCCTATAAGTAGTGGAAATATCGCAGTTCCTCCTTCTTTATTTTATTATGAGAGCGTTGAATGGCTGGATGGAAACTTAAGTGGGACGGACTACCTTCGCCTTATAAAAAATATCTGGAAGTCCAACCTAAACTTGAGGGATGAAATCGCCTATTGGGAAATGTCTGACTATATCAGCCTTCCCATTCGCAAGTATTCCTTAGGCATGAAGCAACGCTTGGTGATTGCCATGTATTTCCTCAGTCAGGCGAAATGCTGGCTCATGGATGAGATTACAAATGGCTTAGATGAGTATTATCGACAGAAGTTTTTTGATAGGCTAGCACAAATCGATAGACAAGAGCAACTGGTTCTTTTAAGTTCCCACTATAAGGAAGAGTTGGTTGATGTCTGCGATAGAGTAGTAACCATTCATCGGGGAAAGATAGAAGAGGTTTAG
- a CDS encoding aminotransferase class I/II-fold pyridoxal phosphate-dependent enzyme: MYKINKFEGEIYQKLNKILDSYNQEQNSVINLAACISYPFTEVLEIQSFPLATLPTEGAVEKRFFPHCTSLDNIEIYSEELCLQLFDLNPGDYRVNVQPHSGTQANQIVYNCVLESDDYILSLSPKDGGHISHTYTGKGTVKYYHLDHDLNIDYIELKELLDKYKPKLIIIGASSYGNEFNYQQIYEIIKEVSPNTLILADICHSVLYIMAKLHKSIFPYVDFVTFTMDKCLRGPQGGVLMYRSIFEEKITNSIFPRTQGGPTQNALFAKCICLIKLLSIDIQDYAQQVIKNTLLFIKQLSKEGVDVVYKNSKTHIILVNLLNLNLSGKDAENLLFQHKILVNRNQIPNDTHGPMTTSGIRLGTIGITNLSYTDDDIKKLAKLVANLLKYKQYDYSIYLDLIRKYHEQINISN, from the coding sequence GTGTATAAAATTAATAAATTTGAAGGTGAAATCTATCAGAAGTTAAATAAAATTCTTGATTCATATAACCAAGAACAGAATAGCGTAATAAATCTTGCTGCATGTATTAGCTATCCATTCACCGAAGTATTAGAGATTCAAAGTTTCCCTCTCGCTACTCTGCCAACAGAGGGAGCTGTTGAAAAACGCTTTTTTCCTCATTGTACTTCATTGGATAATATTGAAATATATTCAGAAGAATTGTGTCTTCAACTTTTTGATTTAAATCCTGGTGATTATAGAGTTAATGTGCAACCACATTCAGGAACTCAGGCTAACCAAATAGTCTATAATTGTGTTTTAGAAAGTGACGATTATATTTTATCGTTATCTCCAAAAGACGGAGGACATATTTCACACACTTATACAGGCAAAGGTACTGTAAAATATTATCACTTAGATCATGATTTAAATATTGATTATATCGAATTAAAGGAATTATTAGATAAATATAAACCTAAATTGATTATTATTGGTGCTTCATCGTATGGAAATGAATTTAATTATCAACAAATTTATGAAATTATAAAAGAGGTTAGCCCCAATACCCTTATTTTAGCGGATATTTGCCATAGTGTTTTATATATTATGGCAAAGCTACATAAGTCGATTTTTCCATATGTCGATTTCGTTACTTTTACAATGGATAAATGTTTACGTGGGCCTCAAGGAGGAGTACTAATGTATCGTTCTATATTTGAAGAAAAAATAACTAATTCAATTTTTCCTAGAACACAGGGAGGTCCTACACAAAATGCATTATTTGCGAAATGTATCTGTTTAATCAAATTATTATCAATAGATATTCAAGATTATGCACAACAGGTTATAAAAAATACTTTATTGTTTATAAAACAATTAAGTAAAGAAGGGGTTGATGTTGTTTATAAAAACTCAAAGACTCATATAATTTTAGTTAATCTACTGAATCTAAACTTGAGTGGTAAGGATGCAGAGAATCTACTTTTTCAACATAAAATATTAGTTAACCGAAATCAAATTCCAAATGATACACACGGACCAATGACGACTTCAGGAATAAGATTAGGAACAATCGGAATTACAAATTTATCCTATACTGATGATGATATTAAAAAATTAGCTAAACTAGTAGCTAATTTATTAAAATATAAACAATATGATTATTCCATATATTTAGATCTCATTCGCAAGTACCATGAACAAATTAATATCTCCAATTAG
- the pezT gene encoding type II toxin-antitoxin system toxin PezT: MGIQDYTDSEFKHALARNLRSLTRGKKSSKQPIAILLGGQSGAGKTTIHRIKQKEFQGNIVIIDGDSFRSQHPHYLELQQEYGKDSVEYTKDFAGKMVESLVTELSHLGYNLLIEGTLRTIDVPKKTAQLLKSKGYEVQLAIIATKPKLSYLSTLIRYEELYAINPNQACATPKEHHDLIVNNLVENTHQLEQLGIFEQIQIYQRDRTCVYDSRDDEISAAAVLHELLFGEWSQVEKDMLKSEEERFKDLTN; encoded by the coding sequence ATGGGAATCCAAGATTATACTGATAGTGAATTCAAACATGCTCTAGCACGGAATCTTCGTTCACTGACAAGAGGAAAAAAGTCCAGTAAGCAACCTATAGCGATTTTGCTTGGAGGGCAAAGTGGTGCCGGTAAGACTACAATTCATCGTATTAAACAGAAAGAATTTCAAGGAAATATTGTTATCATAGATGGCGATAGTTTTCGTTCTCAGCATCCACACTATTTAGAACTGCAGCAAGAATATGGCAAAGATAGTGTTGAATACACCAAAGATTTTGCTGGGAAAATGGTAGAGTCTTTAGTAACTGAATTGAGTCATTTGGGATACAATCTGTTGATTGAGGGAACTTTACGAACGATTGACGTTCCAAAGAAAACAGCACAACTCTTGAAAAGTAAGGGATATGAAGTACAATTAGCCATAATCGCAACCAAGCCCAAATTGTCCTATCTGAGTACTCTTATCCGATACGAAGAACTGTACGCTATCAATCCAAATCAAGCATGCGCAACTCCAAAAGAACATCATGATCTGATAGTGAACAATCTAGTTGAGAATACCCACCAGCTGGAGCAATTAGGTATCTTTGAACAAATCCAAATCTATCAACGAGATAGGACCTGTGTTTACGATTCGAGAGATGATGAAATATCAGCAGCAGCTGTTCTTCACGAGTTACTGTTTGGAGAGTGGAGTCAGGTAGAAAAGGATATGCTTAAATCTGAAGAAGAAAGATTTAAAGATTTAACTAATTGA
- a CDS encoding toprim domain-containing protein: MEIEECKQISILDVANRLGISFKQVSSSVYEHPEHDSFRIFSTTNTFKWFSRDIQGDVIDFVRLVKGLSFKEALAFLSEEPFQKEAVQEKRERPFYYPLKRIEDSNCSLARYYLTECRGISEEIVQRMIQQGLIAQASWKTNETVEPVIVFKSFNHRHKLQAASLQGIYKNPALSRERLKTILKGSHGHIGISFDIGKPNKLVFCESFIDLMSYYELHQQSLSDVRLVSMEGLKRSVVAYQTLRLIAEENQKLEFLDTVIPSKLLPLINTIRDTTSYFDNHPDLLTLAVDCDDAGKDFSDKLSQSGFPVLLDLPDNESGKEKVDWNDVLREKKSDLQLMIDTAKETLRNQPVRQTSQCLEL, from the coding sequence ATGGAAATAGAAGAGTGTAAGCAAATTTCAATTCTTGATGTAGCCAATCGTTTAGGTATCTCCTTTAAACAAGTTTCTAGCAGTGTCTATGAACATCCTGAACACGATTCATTCCGAATTTTTTCCACTACCAATACTTTTAAATGGTTTTCAAGAGATATTCAAGGTGATGTCATTGATTTTGTTCGACTAGTTAAGGGACTATCCTTTAAAGAAGCTCTAGCCTTTCTTTCTGAAGAACCTTTTCAAAAAGAAGCTGTTCAAGAAAAAAGAGAGAGACCATTTTATTATCCTTTAAAGAGAATAGAAGATTCTAACTGTAGTCTGGCCAGATATTATTTAACAGAATGTAGAGGAATTTCAGAAGAAATCGTACAAAGGATGATTCAACAAGGTTTAATAGCACAAGCCAGTTGGAAAACAAACGAAACAGTTGAACCTGTTATTGTTTTTAAAAGCTTTAATCATCGTCACAAGCTGCAGGCAGCAAGTCTACAAGGGATTTATAAGAATCCCGCTCTTTCTAGAGAGAGGTTAAAAACGATTCTAAAAGGAAGCCATGGACATATTGGAATATCCTTTGACATTGGTAAACCAAATAAACTGGTCTTTTGTGAATCGTTTATCGACTTGATGAGCTATTACGAACTTCATCAACAAAGTCTATCTGATGTTCGTTTGGTATCTATGGAAGGATTAAAAAGGTCTGTTGTTGCTTATCAAACTTTACGACTGATAGCTGAAGAAAATCAGAAGTTGGAATTTTTGGATACAGTAATACCTTCAAAGTTATTGCCTTTGATCAATACAATTCGTGATACGACCAGCTATTTTGATAATCATCCTGATTTATTGACACTAGCGGTAGATTGTGATGATGCAGGAAAAGATTTTTCTGATAAGTTATCTCAATCAGGATTTCCTGTTTTACTGGATTTACCTGATAATGAATCTGGGAAAGAAAAAGTAGACTGGAATGATGTCCTTAGAGAAAAGAAATCAGATTTACAATTGATGATCGATACTGCAAAAGAAACATTGAGGAATCAACCAGTAAGACAAACCTCTCAATGTTTAGAATTGTGA